One Pseudomonadota bacterium genomic window, CTAGTTTTTTTATCCGTAAAGGGAAATGGTACGACGACAATGTCATATTGGTCAAAGATCACTGTATGCCTCATTATCTAGATCAGAACCCCACTCACCTAGAGTTTCTTCGAGTGCATGGGCAAGTTCAAGATCAAGGGGAATGATTTTTTTCAATACCACTTGATCATCAATAATTTCAAATCCTACACGATCTCCGCGATGAAGGGACAAAAAATCCCTAACATCCTGAGGGATTGTTGTTTGATATTTTTGAGTTAGTTTCGAATAGAGCATTTACCTTAACCTTTGGTATTACCGTAATACCGTATTGTACCCTGTTTTCATAAGCTCTGTCAATTAAGACTTTATTTCATCCAGGGTTGTTCAGTGAAAATGTGCTATACCGAAGTGAAATCAAAACCTCAGTTTCCTTACACTCAGGTTAACATAAATCTCTACAAGAGATCTTAACTTCGTGTTAACCCGTTTTTGGCAACCTGGGGCATAATTTGCATGAAAAAGCTTAGGGCATGCACAAAATACAATGGGTTGTGAAGGATTTACGTATGAAGAAAGCTACACAAAGGCAAAAAACTCTTATACGTAAGCTCAGTCACCTGCATTTGTGGTTGCTGTTGTGCATTTTTTTAATTCACAATGTTTATGCTTCAGAAAAGCAGGATGCTAGCCCAGAGCCGTCACTGAAGCTATCTCTACCTTTACCTGATAAGCAGCACACCTCAGGGATGCAAAGATCAAAAAGTCAATCCGATCGTCCTAAGTCAGACTTTGATCAACTCAGAAAAAATCAACCGAACACTTCAGAAGAAGCTGTGCCAAATCCTTTCCCAGTTGAAGTTTTGGAAGATCTTTTCCAAGAAAAGAAATTTATCACTTTAACTTTAGAAAGATCTAAAAATCATAAGATTATTAAGGATTTTTTATCAAAAGACACTCTATTGTTGGATGTTTGCGGAGAAGAATTCAAGAGTTTCCATCTGAAAAACAAACTTTCTGCCAAGGACTATTATTATTTCTTTTTGTCCTATTTTGACCAATCGAAGGAAGAGCGTCTGTTTGAGTTTGATGGTCATGCCATCGAATTTACAAAAATAGGTTCTGAGCTTTACAGCAAATTTGCTGAAAAAGTTATTGGATCTGAACAAGAAGAGCGCACGATTGATCTTGATCGAAGAGTTGCTGATTGGCTTGTCTATGAGATGGCTCTCTACATATCTCGTTTTTTAAAAGATCAATTGGCTTGCTCATTGCAATTTCCAGAAATCCGAAAGAACCCAGGGGGTATTTTTTTGCCGCCTCCCTCACTATTTGATTCTATCTTACAACTTTGTCGCCAACCACAATTTTTGGAAAATGAATTTTCAATTGCATTGGAAAAGAATCAATACGGTAGAGCATTACAATTGCAAAAATACTTGATAAACAAAGAAGAATATAATCAATTAAATGATAGTTCAACAGAAAGTAGTTCAGAACAGATACGTTTGGGCAGTCGTCATACTCCCTTGCAACGAGCCCGGCAGGAACTGGAAGCCCAAGTTGAAGACAGCACTTTATCTTCAAAGCAAGAAACTGAATTGCGCGATCAAATCGCTCAAGAAGGGTTACGGCAGTTTGAGATTTCTAGTCAATTAGAGTTACCCCCATGGCTGCAACACACGCGGGAGCAATTACAGCAACGAATTCTGGTCCATGCAGAAATGATCAAAACCAGTTTGAAAGCCGCTCATTTTTACGAAAAGAAAAATAACCTGGACAAGCTTTTACTCCATTGCTCTAATATTATTAAATTTTTAGAAATATTAGACAATAAAGAAAAGTTGATAATTTTTGATGAATTATTTCGTTTTTTTGAAAAGAGGCGGAACCACAATGATGCCTATTTAAAAATGCAACAGAGTGTTTTAAGTCAGTTTGCTCTTCTGACAGCAGATCAATTCTCAAGTAAAAATTGTCAAACCCTTGCTCAAGCAAGTTATCATATAGCTATGAGAGAACAAGATTTGGAATTTCTCAAGCAGGCCATCTTTTATGTGCAGAAATGGCAACAATCTCTCCAGTTAATAACTTATATTCCTCTGGCAGAAATGCACGGCTTAGCTTATCAATTAAGCCAGAGCGATGAAAAAAAGCAATATTTTCTACAACAAGTTATGTATCATCTAGATGCTTTACTAAATTCTAAACAAGAAAAAGGCATTTATGCAGATGCGATGAGTGTTGTTGTGCCTATGGGTGAGTACATTCACAGTATCTTCCTTGAGAAACTATATAGGAAATTTTCTGATCATGAAGAGATGTGCGAATTATTCCCTATCTACTATAAAAGTGAATGCAGAATTATGGCCCGGGGTTGTTTGCAACGTGCTCTGATTCTCGAGGGCCTGCAACTGAAACAAGAACTACTGAATCGTTGTATTGAATGTTGTAATGTACTCTTTAACCGACAAGAAGCGGGCCAACAAGCTGAAAATCGAGAAAGCTTTAAGGACCTAGAAAACACATTTATCGATGCCCATACAGAATTGGTATTGCTGGGCATGGAGACTGGTACAGGTATGCGCTCTTTAAAGAGCGCTCTTGAAAAAATAGAAAAACAATTTAAGGCTGAGGATGCAGGAAATATTATTGCTCTCCATAAAAAATATGTCGCGCTTTCAGGGCTGCAATGGGAGGCAACTGTTGAAGATAGTTCCGTAAAAGAAGAAATATATCAGAAGATAGATAGGGTATATAAGGAACTTATCATCGCTGACTGGGGAAATATTGATAGTAACGTTATAGAATTTTGTTCGGCATATGTGGCAGGTAAATTGGGGCACTACGCGCAAAAACATTCCCAGGCTGTCGAATTTTTTGTAAAAAGCTGCCAGCACTATGAAAAAGCAATAAAAGATACAGATAATCCAGATGTTTATGATAAAAGAGCCAGAGCCTACTCGTATTATTGGCTAGCATGCCTGACTGAGGATAGTAAATATTTTGAAAAAACAGCTAATTATTTCCGGGAATACCTTCCAGAATCTAAAACAATAGCTAAAGAATTTGCAAAAAAGTCTGAACAGGAAAAGGTTCAGTACATTTTAGACTACATGCGATTAGAAGAAACTCAGATATCCTTGAGTATTAGAGGAAAAAAATTAGATCAAATACAACAATGCATTAAGGTTATGGTTCGTTTATGTGGGAAATCTCAAAAGATTTTAACTGACTTCGTGCCATTTTACTCACTTTCTGCAAACAAACTTAAATGGACGATACCGGAAGATGGAATGGCTGATGTTAATAAAATTGAATACTGTAAACTACTTTTCAATTACTGCCTAACCTATGGCAATGTCCTCGTGCCAGAGGATCGGTGGAACAGTCAAATCTGGAGCTACCTGCAGGAAGAAGAGCAGATTGAGCAGTTACATAATGCCAATGTCATGCTGCCATTCTTCTTGCGCCAACCTTTTGAAAATGATGCAAAGCCACAAGATGTAGTCTGGGAGCTTTATCTTCGCCAAATTTTTGATGCCTATCAAGGGAAGCTGTTTTGCTATCACAAACTACAGGAAATGTCTAAGCTTGGAAACACTGATTCAGCAGAAAAAATGATTCAAGATTTC contains:
- a CDS encoding type II toxin-antitoxin system PrlF family antitoxin, with protein sequence MLYSKLTQKYQTTIPQDVRDFLSLHRGDRVGFEIIDDQVVLKKIIPLDLELAHALEETLGEWGSDLDNEAYSDL